In one Nostoc sp. KVJ3 genomic region, the following are encoded:
- a CDS encoding DMT family transporter codes for MSLHQSSGRWRLGLGLSLLTVLLWGILPLALSVTLQVLDVYTVIWFRFLVSFVLISIYLGIRGNLPKLEQLHSASWKLLAIATLFLGINYFLFMQGLALTSPANAEVLIQLSTLLLGFGGLVIFKERYRLYQWIGVSVMICGYVLFFGEQLTNLITVHGTYLLGSFLIMLGATAWAIYALVQKQLLQSLSSSSIMLIIYGGCALLFTPLARVKSLFTLDLFHLGMLIFCALNTLIAYGAFAESLEHLEASRVSAVIALAPILTLISVAVVSVIAPDWIPSENFSFIAILGAGLVVIGSVAIALGKAD; via the coding sequence ATGTCACTACATCAAAGTTCTGGTCGCTGGCGCTTAGGGCTAGGGTTATCGCTATTGACGGTTTTATTGTGGGGAATTTTACCTCTTGCTCTGTCGGTAACTCTGCAAGTGCTTGATGTCTATACTGTCATTTGGTTTCGCTTTTTAGTATCATTTGTACTAATTTCTATATATTTAGGAATACGTGGTAACTTACCAAAGTTAGAACAGCTGCACTCTGCTTCATGGAAATTATTAGCGATCGCTACACTATTTTTAGGGATTAATTATTTTCTGTTCATGCAAGGTTTAGCACTTACATCACCTGCTAACGCTGAAGTTCTGATTCAATTATCTACCCTTTTATTAGGTTTCGGAGGGTTAGTCATTTTTAAAGAACGTTATCGGCTGTATCAATGGATTGGTGTGAGTGTAATGATTTGTGGTTATGTTTTATTTTTTGGCGAACAACTAACAAATTTAATTACAGTGCATGGCACATATCTACTAGGTAGTTTTTTGATTATGCTAGGAGCAACGGCATGGGCAATTTATGCTTTGGTACAAAAGCAGTTATTACAATCTTTATCTTCCTCCAGCATCATGCTGATTATTTACGGGGGTTGTGCTTTATTATTCACTCCTCTAGCCAGAGTAAAATCACTTTTTACACTCGATCTATTTCATTTAGGAATGTTGATTTTTTGTGCTTTGAATACTTTAATTGCTTATGGTGCTTTTGCCGAATCATTAGAACATTTGGAAGCATCACGAGTGAGTGCAGTAATAGCTTTAGCTCCCATTTTGACGTTAATATCAGTTGCAGTTGTATCAGTTATTGCACCTGATTGGATACCATCAGAAAACTTCAGTTTTATCGCAATATTAGGAGCGGGTTTAGTAGTCATAGGTTCAGTAGCGATCGCACTGGGAAAAGCTGATTAA